The following proteins are encoded in a genomic region of Hymenobacter siberiensis:
- a CDS encoding hotdog fold thioesterase → MNLEEVKRWTASRPTLADALGMEITAVTDDYIEGRMPVDGRTHQPMGLLHGGASVAFAETLGSIAAALRLPDRSKQAAVGLEINANHLKGVRDGWVTGRATPVHIGRSTQVWEIRITHEETGALVCISRITMAVVDIAPKPQPAP, encoded by the coding sequence CCACCCTGGCCGATGCCCTCGGCATGGAAATCACGGCCGTGACCGACGATTACATTGAGGGCCGCATGCCCGTGGATGGCCGCACCCACCAGCCCATGGGCCTGCTGCACGGCGGCGCGTCAGTGGCCTTTGCCGAAACCCTGGGCAGCATTGCCGCCGCCCTGCGCCTGCCCGACCGCAGCAAGCAGGCCGCCGTGGGCCTGGAAATCAACGCCAACCATCTCAAGGGCGTGCGCGACGGCTGGGTAACCGGCCGCGCCACGCCGGTGCACATCGGCCGCAGCACGCAGGTGTGGGAAATCCGCATTACGCACGAAGAAACGGGGGCGCTGGTGTGCATCAGCCGCATTACCATGGCCGTGGTCGACATCGCGCCCAAGCCCCAGCCAGCTCCCTAA